A single Polyodon spathula isolate WHYD16114869_AA chromosome 6, ASM1765450v1, whole genome shotgun sequence DNA region contains:
- the LOC121316498 gene encoding homeobox protein SIX3-like, with product MVFRSPLELYPSHFFLPNFADRSVLVASSATSARSQEELSMFQLPTLNFSPEQVASVCETLEETGDIERLGRFLWSLPVAPGACEAINKHESILRARAVVAFHTGNFRDLYHILENHKFTKDSHGKLQAMWLEAHYQEAEKLRGRPLGPVDKYRVRKKFPLPRTIWDGEQKTHCFKERTRSLLREWYLQDPYPNPSKKRELAQATGLTPTQVGNWFKNRRQRDRAAAAKNRLQHQAMGQNGIRSLSESGCTPHSSAESPSTAASPTTSVSSMAERVDTGTSILSVTSSDSECDV from the exons ATGGTTTTCAGATCCCCTTTAGAGCTTTATCCCTCCCATTTCTTCCTGCCAAACTTCGCTGATCGCTCTGTGCTCGTTGCGAGCAGTGCAACCAGCGCCAGATCCCAAGAAGAGTTGTCAATGTTTCAGCTACCCACCCTCAACTTCTCTCCGGAGCAAGTGGCAAGCGTCTGCGAGACGCTGGAAGAGACGGGAGACATCGAGAGGCTGGGACGCTTCCTCTGGTCTCTGCCGGTGGCACCGGGGGCATGCGAGGCGATCAACAAGCACGAGTCCATCCTGCGCGCCCGAGCCGTGGTGGCCTTCCACACCGGTAATTTCAGAGACCTGTACCACATCTTGGAGAACCACAAGTTCACCAAGGACTCCCACGGCAAGCTACAGGCCATGTGGCTGGAAGCCCACTACCAAGAGGCCGAGAAGTTGCGGGGCCGCCCCCTTGGTCCGGTTGATAAGTACAGAGTGCGGAAGAAGTTCCCTCTCCCCAGAACTATCTGGGACGGGGAGCAGAAGACCCACTGTTTCAAAGAGAGGACACGCAGCCTGTTAAGAGAGTGGTACCTCCAAGACCCCTACCCCAATCCCAGCAAGAAAAGGGAACTGGCTCAGGCCACGGGACTCACCCCTACACAAGTGGGGAACTGGTTTAAAAAtcgcaggcagagagacagagcgGCAGCTGCCAAAAACAG ACTTCAGCACCAAGCAATGGGACAGAACGGCATTCGTTCGTTGTCAGAGTCCGGGTGTACCCCACACAGCTCGGCCGAGTCCCCGTCCACCGCAGCCAGTCCGACCACCAGTGTATCCAGCATGGCAGAGCGAGTCGACACGGGGACATCGATCCTTTCAGTAACCTCCAGCGACTCTGAATGTGATGTatga